The genomic stretch ATCGACCAGCCAGCCGGATAACACAGGACCGAATGCCGGTGCCAGCAGCATTGGGATGCCGAGTAAGCCCATGATGGATCCGCGGCGCTCTGGAGGCGCGAGCTTGAACACCATCGTCATCCCGATCGGGGCCACCATACCGCCGCCCAAGCCTTGAATAATGCGGTAAATGATCAGCTGTTCCGGCGTTTGCGCGATACCGCACAGCACGGAGCCGATCGTGAACAGGGCGATCGTAATCATGAAAATTTGCTTGGAGCCAAATTTATCGGTCATCCAGCCTGCAAGCGGAATAACAGCGGATAAGGCCAATGTATAACCAGTGACGGTCCATTGGATCGTCTTCAGATCGGTGTCGAAGTATTCAACGAGTTTCGGAATGGCATTATTAACGACGGTGCTGTCCAAAATAACCATAATCATGGCGGCAATAATCGCCAGGAGCGGTGGTAGAATGGCTTTCAGCGAGAAGTCGTCCCCGCCGGCTGCCGGCGGTTTTATTTGCGTAGGAGTTGACATAAATCCCTGCTTTCTGCTCATCGAGCTGTGTACGAATGAAAATAATAGCGCAGCTTATCGCGACCGACGGCACTCCTGATCCGTCAATATGGAGCTTTCTCGTACAGATTCTCAGGCAATGCCTGCACGAACGGCGACCAATCGCCCGTCGTGTATAGATGAAGCCGGTGCATGGCCCGCGTACACGCCGTATATAGAAGCTTGCGTTCGTTGTCCCGGCCGTATGCTTCGGGCGAAGCATCATAGACCAAGACTGCATCGAACTCGACACCCTTGGCAAGATACACGGGAATGACCATCACTCCTTTTTCAAAGCCCAGCGTCTCCTTCGTAATAAGACGCAGCGCTTCTCCTCCATGAATCCGTAACGATTCATGGGCTTCACGGCTTTCTGCCGCGGTCTTCGTGATGACGGCGATGGAATCGAAGCCCTCGGCCATGAGCGCCGTTATATCTGCCAGAATTTGTGTATCACGCTTCTCCCCGCCGTCCAGTCTCGCCAGTATGGGCTTTTGGCCTCCCCTATCAAACGGTGCAATTTCTTCTCCATCTGGAAGCATCAATTTCGTAAATTCAACAATCTCCCTAGTTGAACGATAGCTGCGTACAAGGCAGACAAGGCTTGTGTCGGCTTCTCCGAAAAGCCGAACCAGCGGAGAATCGGATACGGCCAAACTTGTAGACTGCATGAAGATCGCTTGGCCGGAATCACCCAGCACCGTCATCCGGGCACGGGGAAACAGTTTTTTTAGATATTCATATTGAAACGACGAATAATCCTGACCCTCATCAACGAAGACATACCGAATTTCCGTGTTCGTCCGAACGCCTTCGATCAGTTCTTTTACATACAAATACGGAGTCGCATCCTCGTAGAACAACTCGTTCCGGAGCAACACTTCCTTAGTTTGCCTGCATATTTCAAGCCACAGCGGAGGGATTACGGCCCCATTCGTTTTCTCCTGATAAGCGGCTTCGCCCTCAAATAATTGGCCATATATGCCTTTGACATCAACAAACGAGAATTTCTTTATACTTTTCCTTAGCGGTTTAAAGCTTTCTTTCACGATCCTTCGGCAGAGCAGATCTTCCTCTCTCAGAGCGAAGTCAAAGTCCCCTTCATCTTCCCGGCGCTTATTGTTCATTTTCTCGCGAACTGCGGCGAATTGTTCCGCAACGTCGAATACTTCCCTATCTTTATGCAGCATGTCGAAAACTTCCGCGTACTGCTCGGTGTCGAGGTAATTCAACTCTTCCTGCACCCAAGGCGCTTCCCGTTCCAGGCGTTCCAGCGAAGCTAGTTCATTCAGCAGCCATTCCTGCAAGAGAAGGACACGATTGAGCAACGGCAAGGAACGGTCATAACCGTAAAATTTCGCTCTCATTCGCTCTGCGGTAATCAAATCGCGGTCCCGAAACCGAATACCGTTAAATCGCATGCCTTCCCGTCCCAACCATATGCCATAGTTCTGCAGGGCTTGAAGGAATGCCTCTGAAGCTTTATACTCGATCCCCTGAAGACGAGCCTCATACCCCGGTGTTCCTTGTGCGGTCAGTACATATTCGATCTGATCAAAGGAATCCTCCAGCCGTAACGAGGAACCGAGCCAATAGTCGAGATATTCCTGAAAAGTCGTTTGCTGCATATTCTCTTCACCGAGCTCCGGAAGGACGGTGGAAATATAACTGGTAAACATCGGATTCGGCGAGAAAAGAACGATTTGATCAGCCTTGATCGTCTGGCGGTGTTTGTACAGCAAGTACGCCACCCGCTGTAATGCCGCTGAAGTTTTGCCGCTGCCGGCTGCCCCTTGTACGATTAGCATGCGGCTTTTGTCATTGCGGATAATGGCGTTTTGTTCCTTCTGGATAGTTGCTACGATACTCTTCATTTGCGAGTCCGCACCTTTTCCGAGCACTTGCTGCAGCAATTCGTCTCCAATCGTTTCGTTCGCGTCAAACATATTGCGGATTTGCCCGTTTTGAATCTGAAACTGCCGTTTGAGCTCCATCGTCCCTTCGATTTTTCCGGCCGGCGTGACATAAGACGCTAGGCCGGGGGAGTAGTCATAGTACAGGCTAGCGATTGGTGAGCGCCAGTCATAGATCAAAAAGTTTAACCCGTCCTCGTCGGCGAAGGAAGATACTCCGACATAGATCTGCTCGTTGAGACTCAGGCCATCTTCCTGAAAGTCGATGCGTCCGAAATAAGGAGATGGGAGTAGACGGTTCATGCTTTTCCATTGCTGCATCAATAGCTTGTGGCCGCGCTCCCGCTCGGCCAATATCGCGGATTGCTGATTAATCGTGTAGAAGGTCTCTTCGAAATCTTCGTACGTACTTGTATTGATCGTAACTTCTTCCCAAAATCGCTTGCGGATGTCCGTCGCTTGATCGTGCAAACCGGCAACCTCCGGCTCCAGTTCAGTGATTCTTGCCTGCAGCCTGTTCCTGACCCATTCCAGCCGCTCCTGCTCCTGCCGCCAATCATTCGCTTCCATCTCTCCTAACACTCTCCCTTTTCCTTTTTCTGGTATAAAAAAGAGCATTGACAAATCAAAGTTCTAGATGTACAATAAAATTAGGAAAAGATTAAAGTACGATCCGTCATTAAATTAGTCAATTACGCTATCGATTATATCATAGCGATATTTTGTGTTCAATATATTTTATTGTTATCTCAGCAGTTCTGAGCTCTAACTTGAATTGTGGACAGTTTAATTAAACCGCGGCTGAGTTAAGCTGCCAGAAGATGACCCTCGATAGCATGAGGCGTCATTTTTTTTATGTCCACTGGCAGTAATCCTCTGCCGAGTCCCATTGCAGAAGCAATCGAAAATAATGAATCGAGCGTCATATAACGTAAAAAGGACAAGAACAATCCCTG from Paenibacillus sp. FSL H8-0548 encodes the following:
- the helD gene encoding RNA polymerase recycling motor HelD, which produces MEANDWRQEQERLEWVRNRLQARITELEPEVAGLHDQATDIRKRFWEEVTINTSTYEDFEETFYTINQQSAILAERERGHKLLMQQWKSMNRLLPSPYFGRIDFQEDGLSLNEQIYVGVSSFADEDGLNFLIYDWRSPIASLYYDYSPGLASYVTPAGKIEGTMELKRQFQIQNGQIRNMFDANETIGDELLQQVLGKGADSQMKSIVATIQKEQNAIIRNDKSRMLIVQGAAGSGKTSAALQRVAYLLYKHRQTIKADQIVLFSPNPMFTSYISTVLPELGEENMQQTTFQEYLDYWLGSSLRLEDSFDQIEYVLTAQGTPGYEARLQGIEYKASEAFLQALQNYGIWLGREGMRFNGIRFRDRDLITAERMRAKFYGYDRSLPLLNRVLLLQEWLLNELASLERLEREAPWVQEELNYLDTEQYAEVFDMLHKDREVFDVAEQFAAVREKMNNKRREDEGDFDFALREEDLLCRRIVKESFKPLRKSIKKFSFVDVKGIYGQLFEGEAAYQEKTNGAVIPPLWLEICRQTKEVLLRNELFYEDATPYLYVKELIEGVRTNTEIRYVFVDEGQDYSSFQYEYLKKLFPRARMTVLGDSGQAIFMQSTSLAVSDSPLVRLFGEADTSLVCLVRSYRSTREIVEFTKLMLPDGEEIAPFDRGGQKPILARLDGGEKRDTQILADITALMAEGFDSIAVITKTAAESREAHESLRIHGGEALRLITKETLGFEKGVMVIPVYLAKGVEFDAVLVYDASPEAYGRDNERKLLYTACTRAMHRLHLYTTGDWSPFVQALPENLYEKAPY